The Aequorivita sublithincola DSM 14238 genome window below encodes:
- a CDS encoding DUF4238 domain-containing protein, translated as MSIPRNHHFVSQVHINNFFNSEKGKFFIYDKLLDNHYFKTTSKSVCSEIDLNSKYDNGNLDYISLEKDLNEEYLKYFIKKVVKQR; from the coding sequence ATGAGTATCCCTAGAAACCATCATTTTGTATCTCAAGTTCATATAAATAACTTTTTCAATTCCGAAAAGGGAAAATTTTTCATCTACGATAAACTTTTAGATAATCACTACTTCAAAACAACTAGTAAATCAGTTTGTAGTGAAATAGATTTGAATTCAAAATATGACAATGGAAACCTTGACTATATTTCATTGGAGAAAGACTTAAATGAAGAATACTTAAAATACTTTATTAAAAAAGTCGTAAAACAAAGATAG
- a CDS encoding helix-turn-helix transcriptional regulator, producing the protein MTEKEKIGNYLFKLREKIPSKEYNKPHISQQELADNHPGLTKFTIGSIERGEGNTTLDKLILFAQGLNLKKVNLFDMQIDVEKYIKELKEK; encoded by the coding sequence GTGACTGAGAAGGAAAAAATTGGTAATTACTTATTTAAATTAAGGGAGAAAATTCCTAGTAAAGAATATAATAAACCTCATATTTCTCAACAGGAACTGGCAGATAATCATCCTGGGTTAACTAAATTTACAATTGGTTCTATCGAAAGAGGTGAAGGTAATACTACTTTAGATAAATTAATTCTATTTGCGCAGGGATTAAATTTAAAGAAAGTTAATCTATTCGATATGCAAATTGATGTCGAAAAATACATTAAGGAACTGAAAGAAAAATAA
- a CDS encoding RNA polymerase sigma-70 factor: MPNGTSHLKKLAGYRSLFDALYPPLCLFANKYLNDMDTSKDIVQEVFIKIWEKQPAFTHLNTTKAYFYTTVKNHCLNYLKSKHYKTIANANPLDLTMQQSEEYFYSEIVTAETYNQLYKAINTLPKKSAKVITLSLNKYTTNEIAEELNITPSTVRTQKSLAYQKLKGLLAPLKYLFSFFP; encoded by the coding sequence ATGCCTAATGGTACATCACATCTCAAAAAATTGGCGGGGTATAGATCGCTCTTTGATGCGCTCTATCCACCCCTTTGCCTATTTGCCAATAAGTACCTCAACGACATGGATACTTCCAAAGACATCGTTCAGGAGGTGTTTATTAAAATCTGGGAGAAGCAGCCAGCATTTACACACCTCAACACTACCAAAGCCTACTTTTATACCACGGTTAAAAACCATTGTCTTAATTACTTAAAAAGCAAGCACTACAAAACAATAGCGAATGCCAACCCCTTAGATTTGACAATGCAACAATCCGAAGAATATTTTTATTCGGAAATAGTTACGGCAGAAACCTATAATCAGCTATATAAGGCCATAAATACACTCCCAAAAAAATCAGCCAAAGTCATCACGCTTTCCCTAAACAAGTATACCACGAATGAAATTGCCGAAGAACTCAATATCACCCCGAGTACGGTAAGAACCCAAAAAAGTCTCGCCTATCAAAAACTTAAAGGTCTATTGGCTCCTTTAAAATATTTATTTTCATTTTTTCCATAA
- a CDS encoding GIY-YIG nuclease family protein translates to MYILLCNDCTYYTGSTKDLELRFIQHQTGEGSNYTKNRLPVKLIYFEEYDRIDLAFYREKQVQRWSRKKKEALISGENYLLPELAKKSSEIKFSYPG, encoded by the coding sequence ATGTACATATTACTATGCAATGATTGCACCTATTATACAGGAAGCACAAAAGATTTGGAATTAAGATTCATCCAACATCAAACAGGTGAAGGATCAAATTACACAAAAAACAGGCTACCAGTCAAACTGATTTATTTTGAAGAATATGATAGAATAGATTTAGCCTTTTACAGAGAAAAACAAGTACAGCGATGGTCTCGAAAAAAGAAAGAAGCATTAATCTCCGGAGAAAATTATTTATTACCTGAATTGGCTAAAAAATCTTCAGAAATTAAATTTTCATATCCTGGGTAA
- a CDS encoding helix-turn-helix transcriptional regulator translates to MDTLLKYKGIHPGIVLEREFKKRSLKQRPFAIAINEHPQTLNAITKGKRSLNTALALKIEEKMGLEEGILAILQTYYDIRIEKEKQHPETPNLALLRKSLFWDTAINHIDWKKQYKAVIKRIFERGNEIEKSEIIRFYGKQKVDDVLNSISRKPYTLSAN, encoded by the coding sequence ATGGATACACTACTAAAATATAAAGGCATACACCCAGGGATTGTTTTGGAACGTGAATTTAAAAAACGTTCCCTAAAACAACGCCCCTTTGCTATTGCTATAAATGAGCATCCGCAAACATTGAATGCCATAACTAAAGGCAAGAGAAGCCTAAACACAGCTTTGGCACTTAAGATTGAGGAAAAAATGGGATTGGAGGAAGGCATCTTGGCAATCCTTCAGACCTATTACGATATCCGTATAGAAAAAGAAAAACAGCATCCTGAAACCCCTAATCTTGCTTTACTGCGCAAATCACTTTTTTGGGATACAGCTATTAACCATATTGATTGGAAAAAACAATATAAAGCAGTTATTAAAAGAATATTTGAACGTGGTAATGAAATTGAGAAAAGTGAGATTATTCGTTTCTATGGTAAACAGAAAGTAGATGATGTGTTGAATTCAATAAGCAGAAAACCTTATACACTTTCCGCCAACTAA
- a CDS encoding nucleotidyl transferase AbiEii/AbiGii toxin family protein codes for MLHYNTVNNLLRNCLLQLMTAKEFSSFRLVGGTSLSLQIGHRESVDIDLFSDVPYGTIDFEGITAYLKAHFPYVDHLDIAPAIGKSYFIGENKNNAVKLDVYHTDTFIEPLLLIDSIRLATVTEIIAMKLDVVLRGGRKKDFWDLHALFDNYTIEQMLALHKQRYPYTHDAELILHNLTDFSQADDDFDPICLLGKYWEFIKDDILTIVEAYRDTKNGNV; via the coding sequence ATGCTACACTACAACACAGTAAACAATTTACTTCGCAATTGCTTATTGCAGTTAATGACTGCCAAAGAATTCAGTAGCTTCAGACTTGTTGGTGGTACTTCCCTTAGTCTTCAAATAGGCCACCGGGAGTCTGTGGATATAGATCTTTTTAGTGATGTTCCCTACGGCACAATAGATTTTGAAGGGATAACAGCATACCTAAAAGCGCATTTTCCATATGTTGACCACCTAGATATAGCTCCTGCAATCGGTAAATCTTATTTTATAGGAGAAAATAAGAATAATGCTGTAAAGCTGGATGTTTACCATACTGATACTTTTATAGAACCCCTGTTATTAATCGATTCAATTCGTCTGGCCACAGTAACGGAAATTATTGCAATGAAATTAGATGTGGTCCTGCGTGGGGGACGAAAAAAGGATTTTTGGGATTTGCATGCGCTGTTTGACAACTACACTATTGAACAAATGCTAGCATTACACAAGCAGCGGTATCCATATACTCACGACGCAGAACTGATACTCCACAATCTCACAGATTTTTCACAGGCAGATGATGATTTTGATCCCATTTGTTTATTAGGTAAATACTGGGAATTCATTAAGGATGACATTCTTACTATTGTTGAAGCTTATAGAGATACTAAAAATGGAAATGTCTGA
- the upp gene encoding uracil phosphoribosyltransferase, producing the protein MIVHDFSNKKSVLNQFISEMRDVSIQKDSMRFRKNIERIGEILSYEMSKTLNYKSQLVRTPLGEKEMRVPVNDLVVCSILRAALPFHNGILNFFDKAENAFISAFRHHPDGDDDFEVIVKYLASPSIENKTLILTDPMLATGKTLENVLKAFEKHGTPKQIHILSIIGAKPGIEYIKPIFPENTHLWIAAVDDTLNSRGYIVPGLGDAGDLAFGEKL; encoded by the coding sequence ATGATAGTTCACGATTTTAGCAACAAAAAGTCAGTTCTCAACCAATTTATTTCGGAAATGCGCGATGTTTCCATTCAAAAAGATTCGATGCGTTTTCGAAAAAACATTGAACGCATTGGCGAAATTCTAAGTTACGAAATGAGTAAAACTTTGAATTATAAATCGCAACTTGTGAGGACGCCATTGGGAGAAAAAGAAATGCGAGTTCCCGTAAATGATTTGGTTGTTTGTTCCATATTACGAGCTGCTTTACCGTTTCATAATGGTATTCTGAATTTTTTTGACAAGGCTGAAAATGCTTTTATTTCAGCTTTTAGGCATCATCCGGATGGCGATGATGATTTTGAAGTAATCGTGAAATACTTAGCTTCCCCGTCTATTGAAAATAAAACGCTGATTTTAACGGACCCGATGTTGGCAACAGGAAAAACCTTGGAAAACGTTTTGAAAGCTTTTGAAAAGCACGGCACGCCCAAGCAGATTCATATTCTTTCAATTATTGGTGCCAAACCTGGCATTGAATATATAAAACCCATTTTCCCTGAAAACACCCATCTTTGGATTGCCGCCGTGGACGACACACTAAATAGTCGAGGCTATATAGTTCCCGGACTTGGCGATGCCGGTGATCTTGCTTTTGGCGAAAAACTCTAG
- a CDS encoding methyltransferase domain-containing protein gives MKDLESFWNQKYLSGETGWDIGYVSTPLKEYIDRLSDKNLKILIPGGGNSCETEYLFDKGFNNVFVIDISSIPLKNLSKRIPSFPKKNLLHSDFFKLQDTFDLILEQTFFCALEPELRRDYVSKMLQLLKPYGKLVGLLFNIPLNNDKPPFGGSESEYRTLFSEEFKIEKMESAYNSIPPRAGSELFFTLTKK, from the coding sequence ATGAAAGATCTAGAATCTTTTTGGAATCAAAAATATCTTAGCGGCGAAACAGGCTGGGATATTGGCTATGTTTCTACACCTTTAAAAGAATATATTGATCGACTTTCAGATAAAAACCTGAAAATATTAATTCCAGGCGGCGGTAATTCATGCGAGACGGAATATCTTTTTGATAAAGGATTCAACAACGTTTTTGTGATTGATATCTCTTCGATTCCTTTAAAGAATTTGTCAAAACGAATTCCTTCCTTTCCTAAGAAAAATCTTTTGCATTCAGACTTTTTTAAACTTCAAGATACTTTCGATCTGATTCTGGAACAAACCTTTTTTTGTGCCTTAGAACCGGAACTTCGAAGAGATTACGTATCAAAAATGCTTCAATTATTAAAACCTTATGGGAAATTGGTTGGATTGCTTTTCAACATTCCTTTAAACAATGACAAGCCACCTTTCGGAGGAAGCGAAAGTGAATATCGCACTCTTTTTTCAGAAGAATTTAAAATTGAAAAGATGGAGAGTGCTTATAATTCAATACCACCGCGAGCTGGCAGTGAATTGTTTTTTACACTCACCAAGAAATAA
- a CDS encoding c-type cytochrome: MRFLATLFFIILLAACNNQNHSSYLTITEKNESVEFKLSQEHPGKKLMENNCYACHNPKSTEEEMMAPPMIAVKMNYISEDTSKEDFVAEIIEWTKNPSSEKSKMPEEVKKFGLMPYQFYPENTIRQIADYMYDNEIE; the protein is encoded by the coding sequence ATGAGATTTTTAGCAACACTTTTTTTCATAATACTTTTAGCGGCTTGTAATAATCAAAATCACAGTAGTTATTTGACAATAACTGAAAAGAATGAAAGTGTTGAATTTAAACTGAGCCAAGAACATCCTGGAAAAAAATTAATGGAAAACAACTGTTATGCTTGCCACAATCCGAAATCTACAGAGGAAGAAATGATGGCACCGCCAATGATTGCAGTGAAAATGAATTATATTTCTGAAGATACTTCAAAAGAAGATTTTGTAGCGGAAATAATTGAATGGACTAAAAATCCTTCTTCGGAAAAATCAAAAATGCCAGAAGAAGTTAAGAAATTTGGCTTGATGCCTTATCAATTTTATCCAGAGAACACTATTCGCCAAATAGCCGATTATATGTATGACAATGAAATAGAATAA
- a CDS encoding Crp/Fnr family transcriptional regulator produces MIDNIRENFTHIFEEALILEINEVGVLKEVVEGEKLIEIGDYVRSMPLLISGAIKILREDDNGDELLLYFLERGDTCAMTLTCCLGQKKSEIRAIAELDTTLIMIPIQKMEEWTGKYKSWRNFVFQSYQKRLTEMLETIDSIAFLNMDERLVKYLQNKQKVTNDSVINSTHQEIAYELNTSRVVVSRLLKKLESLGKIELYRNSIQIVSL; encoded by the coding sequence ATGATTGATAATATTAGAGAAAATTTCACTCATATTTTTGAAGAAGCACTCATTCTGGAAATCAATGAGGTAGGTGTTTTAAAAGAAGTAGTAGAAGGCGAAAAATTGATAGAAATTGGTGATTATGTGAGGTCTATGCCTCTGCTAATTTCGGGTGCAATTAAAATTTTGAGAGAAGATGATAATGGAGACGAACTATTGCTCTATTTCTTAGAGCGCGGCGATACTTGCGCAATGACTTTAACTTGTTGTTTAGGTCAGAAAAAGAGCGAAATTCGGGCAATTGCGGAACTTGACACAACATTAATTATGATTCCCATCCAAAAAATGGAGGAATGGACGGGCAAGTATAAAAGTTGGCGGAATTTTGTATTTCAAAGTTACCAAAAACGCCTTACCGAAATGCTTGAAACCATTGACAGCATTGCGTTTCTTAATATGGATGAGCGCCTCGTAAAATACCTTCAGAATAAGCAAAAGGTAACCAATGATTCTGTGATTAATTCCACACATCAGGAAATTGCTTATGAGCTTAACACATCTCGTGTAGTGGTTTCGCGCTTGCTTAAAAAGCTTGAATCTCTTGGGAAAATAGAACTCTATAGAAATAGTATTCAGATAGTTTCGCTTTAA
- a CDS encoding exodeoxyribonuclease III yields MKIISWNVNGVRAITKKDFFDDISKMDPDVLCLQETKAQNEEVEEALSEMTDYHQYYNSAERKGYSGVAILSKKEPISVTYDMGIAEHDTEGRVICAEYDTFYLVNVYVPNSGQKLERLDYRKGWDTDFHNYLKNIEKTKSVILCGDLNVAHQAIDLKNDKANYNKTAGYTQIEIDGMDNFLNEGFVDTFRHFHPETVAYTYWSYRFKSRERNTGWRIDYFLVSNPLVEKVNKVEILSEYFGSDHCPIKLEIGI; encoded by the coding sequence ATGAAAATAATCTCTTGGAATGTAAATGGCGTAAGAGCAATCACTAAAAAAGATTTTTTTGATGATATCTCTAAAATGGATCCGGATGTTCTTTGTCTTCAAGAAACAAAAGCGCAGAACGAGGAAGTTGAGGAAGCTTTGTCTGAAATGACAGATTATCACCAATATTATAATTCGGCAGAAAGAAAGGGATATTCTGGAGTTGCTATTTTGAGTAAAAAAGAACCGATATCAGTTACTTATGATATGGGAATTGCAGAGCACGATACAGAAGGACGCGTAATCTGCGCAGAATATGATACCTTCTATTTGGTGAACGTTTACGTTCCTAATTCGGGACAAAAATTGGAAAGACTAGATTATAGAAAAGGTTGGGATACCGATTTTCATAACTATCTCAAAAATATAGAGAAAACGAAATCTGTAATCCTCTGTGGCGACTTAAATGTTGCACATCAAGCCATTGATCTTAAAAATGACAAAGCAAATTACAATAAAACCGCGGGCTACACGCAAATAGAAATTGATGGGATGGACAACTTTCTAAATGAAGGTTTTGTAGATACATTTAGACACTTCCATCCAGAAACAGTTGCTTACACCTATTGGAGCTATCGTTTTAAATCTAGAGAGCGAAACACTGGATGGCGAATAGATTATTTTTTAGTTAGCAACCCTTTGGTTGAAAAAGTAAATAAAGTAGAAATATTATCGGAATATTTTGGCTCCGATCATTGCCCCATTAAGCTTGAAATTGGAATTTAG
- a CDS encoding outer membrane beta-barrel protein, whose amino-acid sequence MKKHILLIATAILLISFTAKTQEKWSMEFRPGLNFPTSDSGNIDSKVGYGFELIGAYKLMPHLAVYAGWGLNQFKGDDRLLKENFTFEETGFTFGFQIIRPIGTSAFSYLAKAGAVYNHIQLENNSNTINADSGYGFGWQAALGVDYEFASNLSFRPEIRYRSLSRDAEIANVETELKLNYISFGIGLAWEF is encoded by the coding sequence ATGAAAAAACACATTTTATTGATAGCTACAGCAATCCTTCTGATTTCATTCACTGCAAAAACACAGGAAAAATGGTCAATGGAGTTTAGACCGGGTTTAAATTTCCCCACAAGTGATTCTGGTAATATCGATTCAAAAGTAGGATATGGTTTTGAACTTATAGGCGCCTATAAATTAATGCCTCACTTAGCTGTTTACGCAGGCTGGGGTTTAAATCAATTTAAAGGAGACGATAGATTATTAAAAGAAAATTTCACTTTTGAAGAAACAGGATTTACCTTTGGTTTCCAGATTATCCGCCCCATTGGAACTTCAGCATTTTCTTATTTAGCAAAAGCAGGAGCAGTGTACAACCATATACAACTGGAAAATAATTCCAACACTATTAATGCGGATTCGGGTTACGGATTTGGATGGCAAGCGGCATTGGGTGTTGATTATGAATTTGCCTCAAATCTCTCTTTTAGACCTGAGATTAGATATCGTTCACTTTCAAGAGATGCGGAAATCGCTAATGTGGAAACAGAGCTTAAACTCAATTATATTTCCTTCGGAATAGGCTTGGCTTGGGAATTTTGA
- a CDS encoding acyl-CoA carboxylase subunit beta, with protein sequence MTDNNKKLQEIIQEAKKGGGEKRISKQHEKKKLTARERVEYLLDEGSFEEMGILVTHRTTDFDMQKEIYYGDGVVTGYGTINGRLVYIFAQDFTVFGGALSETHAEKICKIMDHAVSVGAPVIGLNDSGGARIQEGVRSLGGYADIFYRNVQASGVIPQISAIMGPCAGGAVYSPAMTDFTLMVQDSSYMFVTGPNVVKTVTNENVTSEELGGARTHATKSGVTHFTAANDIVCLEQIKTLLSYLPQNNKTLTEKLPFKAADEFRDELETIVPDSANKPYDMHDVIKGTIDEDSFFEVHKDYAENIIVGFARLGGRSIGIVANQPMSLAGVLDVDSSKKGARFTRFCDCFNIPLLVLVDVPGFLPGTDQEWNGIILNGAKLLYALSEATVPRVTVITRKAYGGAYDVMNSKHIGADMNYAWPTAEIAVMGAKGASEIIFRKEIAAAENPELKLSEKEAEYAETFANPFKAAQRGFIDEVIQPRETRRKLLKAFAMLETKDVPRPNRKHGNIPL encoded by the coding sequence ATGACTGACAATAATAAAAAATTGCAAGAAATAATTCAAGAAGCCAAAAAAGGCGGCGGCGAAAAACGGATTTCAAAACAGCACGAAAAGAAAAAACTAACCGCTCGTGAGCGCGTAGAATATCTTTTAGACGAAGGTTCTTTTGAAGAAATGGGCATTCTTGTAACCCATCGAACCACAGATTTTGATATGCAAAAAGAAATCTACTACGGCGATGGCGTGGTTACCGGTTATGGCACAATAAACGGACGTTTAGTTTATATTTTTGCCCAAGATTTTACGGTTTTTGGAGGCGCGCTTTCAGAAACTCACGCTGAGAAAATATGTAAAATAATGGATCACGCCGTGAGCGTTGGCGCACCGGTTATTGGCTTAAATGACTCAGGTGGCGCACGTATTCAGGAAGGCGTTCGGTCTTTAGGTGGTTATGCAGATATTTTTTATAGAAACGTGCAAGCTTCAGGCGTAATTCCGCAGATTTCAGCTATTATGGGGCCGTGTGCAGGCGGAGCGGTTTATTCTCCAGCAATGACAGATTTCACATTAATGGTGCAGGATAGTAGTTATATGTTTGTTACTGGTCCAAACGTTGTAAAAACCGTTACCAATGAAAATGTAACTTCAGAAGAACTTGGTGGCGCTAGAACTCACGCTACAAAAAGTGGCGTAACACACTTTACAGCTGCGAATGATATTGTGTGCTTAGAACAAATAAAAACTTTGCTCAGTTATCTTCCGCAGAATAATAAAACCCTTACTGAAAAACTACCGTTTAAAGCTGCTGATGAATTTCGTGATGAATTGGAAACCATTGTACCAGATTCTGCCAACAAGCCTTATGATATGCACGATGTAATAAAAGGAACAATAGATGAAGATTCCTTTTTTGAAGTTCATAAAGATTACGCAGAAAATATTATAGTAGGTTTTGCGAGACTTGGCGGAAGAAGCATCGGGATAGTTGCAAACCAGCCGATGAGTTTAGCGGGAGTTTTGGATGTAGACAGTTCCAAAAAAGGAGCACGATTCACACGTTTTTGCGATTGCTTCAATATCCCGCTTTTAGTTTTGGTTGATGTTCCAGGATTTCTTCCGGGAACCGACCAAGAATGGAACGGAATTATTCTGAACGGGGCCAAATTACTTTACGCATTAAGCGAAGCGACCGTTCCAAGAGTTACCGTAATTACACGAAAGGCTTATGGTGGAGCGTATGACGTAATGAACAGTAAACACATAGGCGCAGATATGAACTACGCTTGGCCAACGGCTGAAATCGCTGTGATGGGAGCAAAGGGAGCGAGTGAGATTATTTTTAGAAAAGAAATTGCTGCAGCCGAAAACCCTGAGTTAAAACTCTCAGAAAAAGAAGCTGAATATGCCGAAACATTTGCTAATCCTTTTAAAGCAGCTCAACGCGGATTTATTGATGAGGTAATTCAACCAAGAGAAACTCGTAGAAAACTTTTGAAAGCTTTCGCGATGCTAGAAACCAAAGACGTTCCGCGACCAAACCGAAAACACGGCAATATTCCGTTATAA
- the accC gene encoding acetyl-CoA carboxylase biotin carboxylase subunit — MKKILVANRGEIALRIMKTARNMGIKTVAVYSEADRNAPHVKFADEAVCIGPPPSNESYLLGDNIIKVAQELNVDAIHPGYGFLSENAEFGEHVEKSGMIFIGPRSHAIRIMGSKLAAKDAVKKYNIPMVPGTAEAIKDVNAAKEIAKDIGFPILIKASAGGGGKGMRIVENSEEFEDQMKRAISEAENAFGDGSVFIEKFVTSPRHIEIQVLADNFGNTVYLFERECSIQRRHQKVVEEAPSSVLTPELRKEMGEAAVKVAKACDYVGAGTVEFLLDDKLNFYFLEMNTRLQVEHPVTELITGLDLVEQQINVANNEKLSFLQEDLKITGHAFELRVYAEDSLNNFMPSVGKLEVYRPPSGKNIRVDDGFTEGMQVPIQYDPMLSKLITYGKTRNEAMQTMLEAISEYKVEGVSTTLPFGKFVFEHEAFRSGNFDTNFVKKYYSEEKLKAINEEEAKIAALFALQQYLKDSEKLRLPKTL; from the coding sequence ATTAAGAAAATATTAGTCGCCAATAGAGGCGAAATAGCTTTGCGAATAATGAAAACCGCCCGAAATATGGGCATTAAAACGGTTGCCGTTTATTCCGAAGCAGATAGAAATGCACCACACGTAAAGTTTGCAGATGAAGCAGTTTGTATTGGTCCACCACCTTCCAACGAATCCTATCTTTTAGGAGATAATATTATAAAAGTTGCACAGGAATTAAATGTAGATGCAATTCATCCAGGTTACGGATTCTTAAGTGAAAACGCTGAATTTGGCGAACACGTTGAAAAAAGTGGAATGATTTTCATCGGTCCTAGGTCGCACGCTATTCGTATAATGGGAAGCAAACTCGCAGCGAAAGATGCGGTGAAAAAATACAATATTCCAATGGTTCCTGGAACTGCTGAAGCCATCAAAGATGTTAACGCAGCAAAAGAAATTGCAAAAGATATAGGTTTTCCAATCCTCATAAAAGCATCAGCAGGTGGCGGCGGAAAAGGAATGCGAATTGTTGAAAATTCAGAAGAATTTGAAGACCAAATGAAACGCGCCATCAGCGAAGCCGAAAATGCTTTTGGTGATGGCTCGGTTTTTATTGAAAAGTTTGTGACTTCGCCTAGACATATCGAAATTCAGGTTTTAGCTGATAACTTTGGAAACACGGTTTATCTTTTTGAGCGAGAATGCAGCATTCAGCGTCGCCACCAAAAAGTGGTTGAAGAAGCACCATCTTCAGTTTTGACGCCAGAATTGCGCAAAGAAATGGGCGAAGCAGCTGTAAAAGTTGCAAAAGCTTGTGATTATGTAGGAGCAGGAACTGTGGAATTTCTTTTAGATGATAAACTCAATTTCTATTTTCTAGAAATGAATACGCGCTTACAAGTGGAACATCCCGTTACAGAACTTATCACAGGACTCGACTTGGTAGAACAGCAAATAAACGTTGCCAATAACGAAAAACTTTCCTTTTTACAGGAAGATTTAAAAATAACAGGACACGCTTTTGAGCTTCGCGTTTACGCAGAAGATTCGCTAAACAATTTTATGCCGAGCGTTGGAAAACTGGAAGTTTATCGTCCGCCGAGCGGAAAAAATATTCGTGTGGACGATGGGTTTACGGAAGGAATGCAAGTTCCAATTCAGTATGATCCAATGCTTTCCAAATTGATAACCTACGGAAAAACGCGGAATGAAGCGATGCAAACAATGCTGGAAGCCATTTCAGAATATAAAGTTGAAGGTGTTAGCACAACACTTCCGTTTGGAAAATTTGTCTTTGAGCATGAAGCTTTTAGAAGTGGAAATTTCGACACTAACTTTGTAAAGAAATACTATTCCGAAGAAAAGTTAAAAGCAATCAATGAAGAAGAAGCAAAAATAGCAGCACTTTTCGCATTACAACAATATTTAAAAGATTCAGAAAAACTTCGATTACCAAAAACTCTGTGA
- a CDS encoding acetyl-CoA carboxylase biotin carboxyl carrier protein subunit yields MEEKYKAIVNDNFEFSLNSKDLETLDVISDDIKSNIIYNNKSVEVETIEANFTKRNYTLSINGNRYQVKIENELDALISKMGLSLGNASVEDEINAPMPGLILEVNVSVGDNIKKGDFLCVLEAMKMENTLTAPRDGIIKSVKIAKGETVDKGKLLIEFQKND; encoded by the coding sequence ATGGAAGAAAAATATAAAGCGATTGTCAATGATAATTTTGAATTTTCATTGAACTCGAAAGATTTGGAAACACTAGACGTCATTTCCGACGACATAAAATCCAACATAATCTACAATAACAAATCGGTTGAGGTTGAAACCATTGAAGCTAATTTCACTAAAAGAAACTATACATTATCAATCAATGGAAATCGCTATCAAGTTAAAATAGAAAATGAACTTGACGCGCTTATTTCCAAAATGGGTCTTTCATTGGGCAATGCTTCAGTTGAAGATGAAATTAACGCCCCTATGCCCGGATTGATTTTAGAAGTAAATGTTTCAGTAGGAGACAACATTAAAAAAGGTGATTTCCTCTGTGTTTTGGAAGCGATGAAAATGGAAAACACCTTAACCGCGCCGCGCGACGGAATTATAAAATCTGTAAAAATCGCAAAAGGCGAAACGGTTGATAAGGGTAAGTTGCTAATTGAATTTCAGAAAAATGATTAA